The following coding sequences lie in one Acidobacteriota bacterium genomic window:
- a CDS encoding DUF1501 domain-containing protein: MTQRIPRRRFMREAAAGVTAFLGAPWLDRMTLSAQQGVVPAIPGLADNHVLVIIQLDGGNDGLNTVVPYGDDVYYQRRPHIAIRAGAVHKLDEHTGLHPELVELKQLYDAGQLAIVQNVGYPDQNRSHFTSSDIWSKAAWFDPTEPAEVLDGWVGRYFERYCDEVVSPMLGLRIGRRGTLAFASASPRGVTIENPAIMEWPGYDTRLRGLQGRPAPAANANDPLERIRRLGRQTVSLADRIHAAQQNASRADYPPFRLSQSLRLIGQMVAAGLPTRVFHVSITGFDTHVEQLRGQRGILQELSQAVGAFARDMRAAGQWDRTLVMTVSEFGRRVAENGTLGTDHGSASAMFLAGGSVVPGLHGGIPDLGDLDDGDVRHRVDFRAVYASVLRQWFGVDPDPVLFGRFEPVTLLRV, from the coding sequence ATGACCCAGCGGATCCCTCGTCGTCGGTTCATGCGTGAGGCCGCCGCCGGCGTCACGGCCTTCCTCGGCGCACCCTGGCTCGACCGCATGACGCTCTCCGCACAGCAGGGTGTCGTTCCTGCGATACCAGGGCTCGCGGACAACCACGTGCTGGTCATCATCCAGCTCGACGGCGGCAACGACGGGCTGAACACCGTCGTGCCCTACGGGGACGACGTCTACTATCAGCGACGACCCCACATCGCGATCCGGGCCGGGGCCGTCCACAAGCTCGACGAGCACACGGGGCTGCATCCGGAGCTGGTCGAGCTCAAGCAGCTCTACGACGCCGGTCAACTGGCCATCGTCCAGAACGTCGGGTATCCCGATCAGAATCGCTCGCACTTCACATCGAGCGACATATGGAGCAAGGCGGCGTGGTTCGACCCCACGGAGCCGGCCGAGGTGCTCGATGGCTGGGTGGGCCGCTATTTCGAGCGGTACTGCGACGAGGTGGTCTCGCCGATGCTCGGGCTGCGGATCGGCCGCCGCGGCACCCTGGCCTTCGCCAGCGCCTCACCGCGCGGCGTCACCATCGAGAATCCCGCCATCATGGAATGGCCCGGCTACGACACCCGGCTTCGCGGCCTGCAGGGCCGTCCCGCGCCGGCCGCGAACGCGAACGACCCGCTGGAGCGCATCCGGCGGCTCGGCCGGCAGACGGTATCGCTGGCCGACCGCATCCACGCGGCCCAGCAGAACGCGTCGCGCGCGGACTACCCGCCGTTCCGTCTCTCGCAGTCGCTGCGGCTGATCGGCCAGATGGTCGCGGCCGGGCTCCCGACCCGGGTCTTCCACGTGTCCATCACGGGGTTCGACACCCACGTCGAGCAGCTCCGCGGTCAGCGTGGCATCCTGCAGGAGTTGAGCCAGGCGGTCGGCGCGTTCGCGCGTGACATGCGGGCGGCCGGACAGTGGGACCGCACCCTGGTGATGACGGTCTCGGAGTTCGGTCGTCGCGTGGCCGAGAACGGCACCCTGGGCACCGATCACGGCTCGGCGAGCGCGATGTTCCTGGCGGGCGGCTCGGTCGTACCGGGGCTGCACGGCGGCATTCCCGACCTCGGCGACCTCGACGACGGCGACGTCCGTCACCGCGTCGACTTCCGCGCCGTGTATGCGAGCGTGCTCCGGCAGTGGTTCGGCGTCGACCCCGACCCGGTCCTGTTCGGGCGTTTCGAGCCGGTCACGCTCCTCCGGGTCTGA
- a CDS encoding DUF1800 domain-containing protein, whose product MPGETEVLPKQSGPGGAMATRQHSADPWDAAAAAHLLSRAAFGPTPEAVARLTAMTRQEAVETLIVDATWAPLPAPPDWVRHPWLNTQRGWADTPPDVLADNHGRTTARYANEMDDLRAWWLREMMGTPGPLREVMTLFWHGHFTSSFHKVRISQSMYEQNAVFRHHALGNFRQLLNAVLRDSAMMLYLDMEEMTGERHNENLARELCELFTLGVGNYREADVREIARALTGWTLDVPAGVIKPNRPDAPSLHRALRRDGLVARFVPERHDGGTKTILGRTGAFGLDDVADILAAHPATARFLAGRLIAFFGASDPHGALRERLADTFMAHAGSEVQMARVVEALLASAEFDRAEARGNQVKSPVRLLVGAARQLALEIDPTPNLARYVEAMGQRLFDPPNVRGWPGGEIWLNAGSMSVRFHLGDVLLDGQLPAGLEPLAAPRSYARARDSDRARAVREIDEARAAARQANRDALGIPTRFEAETLLSTGVPATPEGLVEALLDRLVLRSPPDSARRTMVGAARHAPPERRVSAVVRLILASPEYQVA is encoded by the coding sequence ATGCCGGGCGAGACCGAAGTTCTCCCGAAGCAGTCCGGACCTGGAGGAGCGATGGCCACTCGACAGCACTCGGCCGACCCCTGGGATGCCGCCGCCGCCGCGCATCTGCTGAGTCGGGCCGCGTTCGGTCCGACGCCGGAGGCCGTGGCCCGCCTGACCGCGATGACGCGCCAGGAGGCGGTGGAGACGTTGATCGTGGACGCCACCTGGGCGCCCCTGCCGGCCCCGCCCGACTGGGTCCGACACCCCTGGCTCAATACCCAGCGCGGCTGGGCCGACACGCCGCCGGACGTGCTGGCCGACAACCACGGGCGCACGACCGCACGCTACGCGAACGAGATGGACGACCTGCGCGCGTGGTGGCTGCGCGAGATGATGGGCACGCCCGGACCGCTCCGGGAGGTCATGACCCTGTTCTGGCACGGTCACTTCACCTCCTCGTTCCACAAGGTGCGGATCTCGCAGTCGATGTACGAGCAGAACGCGGTGTTTCGACACCACGCGCTGGGCAACTTCCGGCAACTGTTGAACGCCGTGCTGCGCGACTCGGCCATGATGCTCTATCTCGACATGGAGGAGATGACCGGCGAGCGCCACAACGAGAATCTCGCGCGGGAGCTGTGCGAGCTCTTCACCCTCGGGGTGGGCAACTACCGCGAGGCGGACGTTCGGGAGATCGCTCGCGCCCTTACCGGCTGGACCCTCGACGTGCCGGCCGGAGTGATCAAGCCCAACCGGCCGGACGCCCCCAGCCTGCACCGGGCGCTCCGACGCGACGGGCTGGTCGCCCGCTTCGTCCCGGAGCGTCACGACGGCGGGACCAAGACGATCCTGGGGCGCACCGGTGCGTTCGGGCTGGACGACGTCGCCGACATCCTCGCGGCCCACCCCGCTACCGCCCGGTTCCTGGCGGGCAGGCTCATCGCCTTCTTCGGGGCGAGCGATCCGCACGGCGCGCTCCGGGAGCGTCTGGCCGACACCTTCATGGCCCACGCCGGGAGCGAAGTGCAGATGGCCAGGGTGGTCGAGGCGCTCCTGGCGTCTGCGGAGTTCGACCGCGCCGAGGCCCGCGGGAACCAGGTCAAGAGTCCGGTCCGGCTGCTGGTCGGCGCCGCCCGACAGCTCGCCCTCGAGATCGACCCCACCCCCAATCTCGCCCGCTACGTGGAGGCGATGGGACAGAGGCTCTTCGATCCGCCCAACGTCAGGGGATGGCCGGGGGGTGAGATCTGGCTCAACGCCGGCTCGATGTCCGTGCGGTTTCATCTGGGCGACGTGCTGTTGGACGGGCAGTTGCCGGCCGGGCTCGAGCCGCTGGCGGCCCCGCGCAGCTACGCCCGCGCGCGCGACTCGGACCGGGCGCGGGCCGTGCGCGAGATCGACGAGGCGCGGGCCGCCGCCCGCCAGGCCAACCGGGACGCGCTCGGCATCCCCACCCGCTTCGAAGCGGAGACCCTGTTGTCCACCGGCGTCCCCGCGACACCGGAAGGGCTGGTCGAGGCGCTCCTCGATCGCCTCGTGCTCCGGTCCCCGCCCGACTCGGCGCGCCGGACGATGGTCGGCGCGGCGCGCCACGCACCGCCCGAACGGCGCGTGTCGGCCGTCGTCCGTCTGATTCTGGCATCGCCCGAGTATCAAGTCGCATGA
- a CDS encoding DUF1501 domain-containing protein → MTALTRREMLRLFALTPTLPQFLARSAAAAPGQDTPGYDGPVLVVVRFMGGNDGLNAVVPIRDDRYYRARPTIAIAKRDALPQVGGELGLNPWLVDYQRLIDDGHAAIVQGVGYPNSSRSHSRGTEIFETGSVRDPAPEHGWLGRYLDHRCECGSEPVAGLQFGPDLGRTLASSSGHSQSVAHPRLVLDMQGRGRPEPTPTGSRTSRLDYLRQIENTLALTADRLGRAAGGSGARFDYPDTEFGQSLRWTGNLIETGSPTRVYYLTLGSFATFTSPSFDTHSNQLAVHESLYSQFGAGLRAFAAHLQAARQFERVLVMSFSEFGRQIEENRSHGTDHGDASVLFVAGGRVRPGLRGVPADLDRQHDGGLEPSVDFRQIYADVLARWLAADPSLILDERIAQPFEVIA, encoded by the coding sequence ATGACCGCACTCACCCGCCGCGAGATGTTGAGGTTGTTCGCGCTCACGCCGACGCTGCCGCAGTTCCTCGCCCGGAGCGCCGCGGCCGCGCCCGGCCAGGACACGCCGGGGTACGACGGTCCGGTGCTCGTGGTCGTCCGGTTCATGGGCGGCAACGACGGGCTGAACGCGGTGGTGCCGATCCGGGACGACCGCTACTACCGCGCCCGGCCGACCATCGCGATCGCGAAGCGGGACGCGCTCCCGCAGGTCGGCGGCGAGCTCGGTCTCAACCCCTGGCTGGTGGACTATCAGCGGCTCATCGACGACGGGCACGCGGCGATCGTGCAGGGGGTGGGCTACCCGAACTCCTCCCGGAGCCACTCTCGCGGCACCGAGATCTTCGAGACCGGATCCGTGCGCGATCCCGCGCCCGAGCACGGCTGGCTCGGCCGGTATCTCGATCACCGGTGCGAATGCGGTTCCGAGCCGGTGGCGGGCCTGCAGTTCGGGCCGGACCTCGGCCGAACGCTCGCGTCGTCCTCGGGACACAGCCAGTCGGTCGCCCATCCCCGCCTGGTGCTCGACATGCAGGGCAGGGGCCGACCCGAACCGACGCCGACCGGATCGCGGACGAGCCGGCTCGACTATCTCCGGCAGATCGAGAACACCCTGGCGTTGACCGCCGACCGGCTGGGAAGGGCCGCCGGCGGCAGCGGGGCGCGGTTCGATTACCCGGACACGGAGTTCGGCCAGTCCCTGCGCTGGACCGGCAACCTGATCGAGACCGGCTCCCCGACGCGGGTCTACTACCTGACCCTGGGATCGTTCGCGACGTTCACGTCGCCGTCGTTCGACACGCACAGCAACCAGCTCGCCGTGCACGAGTCGCTCTATTCCCAGTTCGGGGCCGGGCTGCGGGCCTTCGCCGCGCACCTGCAGGCGGCGAGACAGTTCGAGCGCGTGCTCGTGATGTCGTTCTCGGAGTTCGGGCGCCAGATAGAGGAGAACCGCAGTCACGGCACCGACCACGGCGACGCCAGCGTGCTGTTCGTGGCCGGCGGGCGCGTGCGGCCCGGACTGCGCGGCGTGCCGGCCGACCTCGACCGGCAGCACGACGGCGGACTGGAGCCGAGCGTGGACTTCCGGCAGATCTACGCCGACGTGCTCGCGAGGTGGCTGGCGGCGGACCCGAGCCTCATCCTGGACGAGCGCATCGCGCAACCGTTCGAGGTAATCGCGTAA
- a CDS encoding DUF1800 domain-containing protein — protein sequence MQSEASGRRLSRPEDVRHLLRRVAFAATEELESTLTGLTVDEALDSLVDGAKRAPRPVPPPFVLTEWINSALLFTDTTAREYNRAFAAQDAAAQAAIERLRHWWLQEMVSGPAPLRENLVLFLHGTLGSTTGSVNMPQALHARNDRVRRGCLGTVPALLESLVTEPAMMIQVGMDEYREAAMFDPEFQNFRPGQLVLDNWTVGPDAYSRDDVAELCRALTGWVLVAPSGYEPGRPVNPEGFRSQRRTGLRPVFEPAHFVDRPKTILGRTENFDAASAIGYLARHPATAARYSRLLMRHLGVEDPSGFLERKLAARYRATDGSIVALVREIVGSDAFWSEASRWALVKSPVHLAVGACRQLEVSTPPLAALGAWLAAAGQTLFQTPSFGNAGWAGQDAWLRPAERLAVRYQLGRILTTGTAPVLGIVESTAGGDAAEAASPFVGQRYRRAAPAALLARLDPAPGVDPSAVPTAGEGAGAEAAAAEAIRRIVATPEYQLA from the coding sequence ATGCAGAGTGAAGCGTCCGGCCGAAGGCTCTCGCGCCCGGAAGACGTCAGGCACCTCCTGCGCCGTGTCGCATTCGCGGCGACCGAGGAGCTCGAATCGACGCTGACCGGCCTCACGGTCGACGAGGCGCTCGACTCGCTCGTGGACGGGGCGAAGCGGGCTCCGCGTCCCGTGCCGCCGCCGTTCGTGCTCACCGAATGGATCAACAGCGCCCTGCTGTTCACCGACACGACCGCGAGAGAGTACAACCGCGCGTTCGCCGCGCAGGACGCAGCGGCGCAGGCCGCCATCGAGCGCCTGCGCCACTGGTGGCTGCAGGAGATGGTGTCCGGTCCGGCGCCGCTGCGGGAGAACCTGGTGCTCTTCCTGCACGGCACGCTCGGCAGCACGACCGGCAGCGTCAACATGCCGCAGGCGCTCCACGCCCGGAACGACCGGGTGCGCCGCGGCTGCCTGGGCACCGTCCCGGCGCTTCTCGAATCGCTCGTGACCGAGCCCGCGATGATGATCCAGGTCGGGATGGACGAGTACCGCGAAGCGGCGATGTTCGACCCGGAGTTCCAGAACTTCCGCCCCGGACAGCTCGTCCTGGACAACTGGACCGTCGGCCCCGACGCCTACTCGCGGGACGACGTGGCCGAGCTGTGCCGCGCCCTGACCGGCTGGGTGCTCGTCGCTCCCAGCGGCTACGAGCCCGGCCGGCCGGTGAATCCGGAGGGCTTCCGATCGCAGCGGCGGACCGGGCTGCGGCCCGTGTTCGAGCCGGCGCACTTCGTCGACCGCCCCAAGACGATCCTCGGACGGACCGAGAATTTCGACGCGGCCTCCGCGATCGGTTACCTGGCCCGGCATCCGGCGACGGCGGCCCGGTACTCCCGGCTCCTGATGCGCCACCTCGGCGTCGAGGACCCGAGCGGATTCCTCGAGCGGAAGCTCGCCGCCCGTTACCGGGCCACCGACGGCTCCATCGTCGCGCTCGTGCGCGAGATCGTCGGGTCCGACGCCTTCTGGTCGGAGGCGTCGCGATGGGCCCTGGTGAAGAGTCCCGTGCACCTGGCGGTCGGCGCCTGCCGGCAACTGGAAGTGTCCACGCCGCCGCTGGCGGCACTCGGCGCCTGGCTCGCCGCGGCCGGTCAGACGCTGTTCCAGACCCCGTCGTTCGGCAACGCGGGTTGGGCGGGTCAGGACGCGTGGCTCCGACCCGCCGAGCGCCTCGCCGTGCGGTACCAGCTCGGCCGGATCCTGACGACCGGGACCGCGCCCGTCCTCGGCATCGTCGAGTCGACGGCCGGCGGCGACGCCGCCGAAGCCGCATCGCCCTTCGTGGGCCAGCGCTACCGGCGCGCGGCGCCGGCCGCGCTGCTGGCGCGGCTCGACCCGGCGCCCGGCGTCGATCCGTCGGCCGTGCCGACCGCGGGCGAAGGAGCCGGCGCCGAAGCCGCCGCGGCCGAGGCCATCCGGCGCATCGTGGCGACTCCGGAATACCAGTTGGCCTGA
- a CDS encoding TonB-dependent receptor, which yields MRKPVADRRPAATAGRAITRHRLDAASTLRRGQAVGAVVAALLLPGAAYADSLAGRVLDPQGGVVPQAELLLYERTGGGQVREGNAGPDGQYVFDDIPGGQYVLEGRASGGSLSGSAVVTVAGDQALDLELAVSGIAAEVVVTASSTPLAVQEVAKAIDVIDSEEIALRNELSITEALRTLPGIRVQTLSGPGSFTTIQTRGLRGHDTALLIDGMRFRDAASPQGDATGFYANLTTVDTERIEVLRGSGSSLYGSSAMAGVINVTSRTGAGAPEGDLLIEGGGLGLMRTVPSIRGGLANDRFTYSGAMAYINMSGGVRGENPYKSVSPQGTVRYRFTPGLSATGRFWYTRDELRLTESPAFPAEVLDNFPATGVVPARALPTDQLALFEQGQPFAAGTATFVPSQNDPDANRESSFLNGSATLQHTVAAGTTYRVSYQGVDTNRGFLDGPLGGGPFEPATNNRSNYDGRIDTLQARLDTAFGTSNTFNAGYELEREEYFSASSTNDASVTIGSVSHSLYAQDQLHFLDGRLQATLGTRLQAFNLQDPLFVGGSHPYAGVTFDAPTAYTGDVSVAYFVPTSGTKVRMHVGNSYRAPSAFERFGGSFSSFSGSFSYWGDPGLNPERSVAFDAGVDQWWFDSKMQFSTTFFYTDLLETIIFDFANFPAATDPFGRFGGYRNTGGGQARGVEMSVQAAPSASTNLRIAYTYTDSKSNTATIGDDFFGVPGLSEHMFTLTATQWIANRVNVAFDLFAASDYFLSPYGANARRMLFHGPMKADLVLRYDLPTGGGLRMDIYGKIENLFDQYAYEDGFLGPGRWAIAGLRFRY from the coding sequence ATGAGAAAGCCAGTTGCAGATCGACGCCCGGCGGCCACCGCGGGGCGGGCGATCACGCGTCACCGTCTCGATGCGGCGTCGACCCTGCGCCGCGGCCAGGCGGTTGGAGCCGTCGTTGCCGCGTTGCTGCTGCCCGGGGCGGCGTATGCCGACAGCCTCGCGGGTCGGGTTCTCGACCCGCAGGGCGGCGTCGTTCCGCAGGCCGAGCTGCTCCTCTACGAACGCACCGGGGGCGGGCAGGTCCGGGAGGGCAATGCCGGTCCGGACGGGCAGTACGTCTTCGACGACATCCCGGGCGGCCAATACGTCCTGGAGGGCCGCGCCTCCGGGGGATCGCTCTCCGGCTCGGCCGTCGTTACCGTCGCCGGCGATCAGGCGCTCGATCTGGAGCTGGCCGTCTCGGGGATCGCGGCCGAGGTCGTCGTCACCGCATCGAGCACGCCGCTGGCCGTCCAGGAGGTCGCCAAGGCGATCGACGTGATCGATTCGGAGGAGATCGCGCTGCGGAACGAGCTGTCCATCACGGAGGCATTGCGTACGCTCCCCGGGATCCGGGTGCAGACGCTGAGCGGGCCGGGCAGCTTCACGACGATCCAGACGCGCGGCCTGCGGGGCCATGACACGGCGCTGCTGATCGACGGCATGCGGTTCCGCGACGCGGCGAGTCCGCAGGGCGACGCCACGGGGTTCTACGCGAACCTCACCACGGTCGACACCGAGCGCATCGAGGTATTGCGCGGCTCGGGATCGTCGCTCTACGGATCGAGCGCGATGGCGGGCGTCATCAACGTCACTTCCCGCACCGGGGCGGGCGCGCCCGAGGGCGACCTGCTGATCGAGGGCGGCGGCCTCGGGCTGATGCGCACGGTGCCCAGCATCCGCGGCGGGCTGGCCAACGACCGGTTCACCTACAGCGGCGCCATGGCGTACATCAACATGAGCGGGGGCGTGCGCGGCGAGAACCCCTACAAGAGCGTCTCCCCGCAGGGGACGGTCCGCTACCGGTTCACGCCGGGTCTGTCGGCGACCGGGCGCTTCTGGTACACCCGCGACGAACTGCGGCTGACCGAGAGTCCGGCGTTTCCCGCCGAGGTGCTCGACAACTTCCCGGCGACCGGCGTGGTGCCGGCCCGGGCGCTGCCCACCGATCAGCTCGCCCTGTTCGAGCAGGGGCAGCCTTTCGCGGCCGGGACCGCTACGTTCGTACCGAGCCAGAACGACCCCGACGCGAACCGGGAGTCGTCGTTCCTCAACGGCAGCGCGACGCTGCAGCACACCGTGGCGGCGGGCACCACGTACCGGGTGAGCTACCAGGGCGTCGATACGAACCGCGGGTTCCTCGACGGTCCGCTCGGCGGCGGTCCCTTCGAGCCGGCCACCAACAACCGCAGCAACTACGACGGCCGCATCGACACGCTGCAGGCGCGGCTCGACACCGCGTTCGGGACGTCCAACACGTTCAATGCCGGCTACGAGCTCGAGCGGGAGGAGTACTTCAGCGCCAGCTCGACCAACGACGCCTCGGTGACGATCGGGTCGGTGAGCCATTCGCTCTACGCGCAGGACCAGCTCCATTTCCTCGACGGCAGGCTGCAGGCGACGCTGGGAACCCGCCTCCAGGCCTTCAACCTGCAGGATCCGCTGTTCGTCGGGGGCAGCCACCCCTACGCCGGCGTAACCTTCGATGCCCCCACCGCGTACACCGGCGACGTGTCGGTGGCCTACTTCGTCCCGACCAGCGGCACGAAGGTGCGGATGCACGTGGGCAACAGCTACCGGGCGCCTTCGGCATTCGAACGTTTCGGCGGCTCTTTCTCGTCGTTCTCGGGGTCGTTCAGCTACTGGGGGGATCCCGGCCTGAACCCGGAGCGTTCGGTCGCCTTCGACGCGGGCGTGGACCAGTGGTGGTTCGACTCGAAGATGCAGTTCAGCACCACGTTCTTCTACACGGACCTGCTCGAGACGATCATCTTCGACTTCGCCAACTTCCCCGCCGCGACCGATCCCTTCGGCCGCTTCGGCGGCTACAGGAACACCGGGGGCGGGCAGGCGCGGGGCGTGGAGATGAGCGTGCAGGCGGCGCCGAGCGCGAGCACCAACCTGCGGATCGCCTATACCTACACCGATTCGAAGTCGAACACCGCCACTATCGGCGACGATTTCTTCGGCGTTCCCGGTCTCTCCGAGCACATGTTCACGCTCACCGCAACCCAGTGGATCGCCAACCGGGTGAACGTCGCCTTCGACCTGTTCGCGGCGAGCGACTACTTCCTGTCGCCGTACGGCGCGAACGCCCGGCGGATGCTCTTCCACGGGCCCATGAAGGCGGACCTCGTCCTGCGCTACGACCTGCCCACCGGGGGCGGCCTGCGGATGGATATCTACGGGAAGATCGAGAACCTCTTCGACCAGTACGCCTACGAGGACGGCTTTCTCGGCCCCGGCCGCTGGGCGATCGCCGGGCTGCGCTTCCGCTACTGA
- a CDS encoding di-heme enzyme: protein MRYRSTVAVLSALAALAVGLAGQQRTPNYQWDLPPGVSPPRLPVGAPMTPARVELGRRLFYDTRLSGNGTQSCATCHIQALAFTDGRARGLGSTGERHPRSAMSLVNVAYRDALTWGDPTLLTLEEQALVPLFGTDPIELGLAGHEKRAYAALAASPVYRRLFPAAFPRVGSTMDDDEQPAEPFITTERITLALAAFQRSIVSFRSPYDRYRFHGDEKALSPAARRGMELFFSRRARCGGCHLGRSFSQTLSADISLNLDGGSKAATSPLTDPPVFNFHNTGLYNLPGPVPYPPDNTGRHAHTGNLEHVGQFRIPTLRNVVVTAPYMHDGSIAALSEVLDHYVAGGRAPNPQQSDAIEPLTLRGDERRDLLAFLQSLTDDALLRDVRWSDPWAPAP from the coding sequence ATGCGCTATCGAAGCACGGTCGCCGTCTTGTCCGCGCTGGCGGCGCTGGCGGTGGGGCTCGCCGGCCAGCAGCGGACTCCGAACTATCAATGGGATCTGCCGCCCGGCGTGTCTCCGCCGCGGTTGCCCGTCGGCGCTCCCATGACGCCCGCCCGCGTCGAGCTCGGGCGGCGCCTGTTCTACGACACGCGGCTGTCGGGCAACGGGACGCAGTCGTGCGCAACCTGCCACATCCAGGCGCTGGCCTTCACCGACGGACGCGCGCGGGGATTGGGTTCGACAGGGGAACGCCACCCGCGCAGCGCGATGTCGCTGGTCAACGTGGCGTACCGGGACGCGCTGACCTGGGGGGATCCAACCCTCCTGACCCTGGAGGAGCAGGCCCTCGTGCCGCTGTTCGGGACCGACCCGATCGAGCTCGGGCTCGCCGGTCACGAGAAGCGGGCGTATGCCGCCCTCGCCGCCTCGCCGGTCTACCGGCGGCTGTTCCCGGCGGCGTTTCCGCGGGTCGGGTCGACGATGGACGACGACGAGCAACCAGCCGAGCCGTTCATCACCACCGAGCGGATCACGCTGGCGCTGGCGGCGTTTCAGCGCTCTATCGTCTCGTTTCGCTCGCCGTACGACCGCTATCGGTTCCACGGCGACGAGAAGGCGCTGTCGCCGGCCGCGCGGCGCGGAATGGAGCTCTTCTTCTCGCGCCGTGCGCGGTGCGGCGGCTGCCATCTGGGGCGGTCCTTCAGTCAGACCCTGTCGGCGGACATCTCGCTCAACCTGGACGGCGGCTCGAAGGCGGCCACCAGCCCGCTCACCGACCCGCCCGTGTTCAATTTCCACAACACGGGCCTCTACAACCTGCCGGGGCCGGTGCCGTACCCGCCCGACAACACGGGACGCCACGCGCACACCGGCAATCTCGAGCATGTGGGGCAGTTCCGCATTCCGACCCTGCGCAACGTCGTCGTGACGGCGCCCTACATGCACGACGGCAGCATTGCCGCGCTCAGCGAGGTGCTGGACCACTACGTGGCCGGCGGGCGCGCCCCGAATCCGCAGCAAAGCGACGCGATCGAGCCGTTGACGCTGCGCGGCGACGAGCGCCGGGACCTGCTCGCGTTTCTCCAGAGCCTCACGGACGACGCGCTGCTGCGCGATGTGCGCTGGAGCGACCCCTGGGCCCCGGCGCCGTAA